The sequence aatactataaaattattaagataaaccataagtgacatcatattgtgtgtgttttttttttttggtcaatgCTCAAACATCATTATAGTATCAAAATTTGAAGTCTGACATTGGTTTGATTTGTTAAGAATCAAAGAGCTTCGAAGGTGATGGACATCAAGAAATCATTAAAGTGAGTATCGGAAAAGAACAGCAAAAAAACTTTCAAAGTTAAAAAGCTCTTAGTAAGCTTGAATACTTGAATTAGAACCTAAGCTAAGAGATAAACTATAATCTCTCCTCTTAATAAAAGTATTAAAtgaattctttatatatatatttatttataaagcgATAAACTCAAAATTTTGACTTCAACTATGATAAAGACATCCATTATGATTATGACTCTAAACTAAAATCctatctaattataaaatttaatttatatcaCTTAGTTAATGTTATGAGTCAATTTAtatcatttaaaatatttttaattaaattttataatattattattgtgaTAATCAAAGACTATAatagattaaaatattataatggaTGAAAATAATACAATCAACTTTTTGAGAGTCAATTTAAGTATATTAAAATTAAGGGATACTGTAttgaaaaagaaaatctcaaacTCAAAATGgagtctttttgttttttttaagaaaatagtCCTAAAATACACTTTTTAAGTGGATACAAATTAAATTACCGGAATAAATGGTATTGTGACAACCATCGTAAATACGTGATAAACTAGATTGTCTACATCCATGGCAACATGACGATCGAGGTGCAAATATATAGCCCCCCCGCAACACGACGAACTAAGCACCAGACAAAAGGGATCGAGAGGGAAAAGGACCAAGTTGCATCTTCCCTAATTCCTTACTTTGCGCTCTCGTTGCTATATAGAGCTGATGATGGAAGTCCCGAGGCCATTATCCAACCTCTCAAGTTTTCGACTGAACTCACAAGAATGTCAGGACATGGCATCTTGAACGACAGCCGAAACCAGCAAACGAAGTCGAGCGCCGCCGCCCGCCGCTTCGTCGGAGTTCGACAGCGGCCGTCGGGAAGATGGGTTGCTGAGATCAAGGACTCGTCCCAGCACGTGCGACTGTGGCTCGGTACCTTCGACACCCCCGAGGAGGCCGCCCGAGCTTACGACGAAGCTGCGCGTGCTCTGCGTGGAGAGAATGCACGTACAAACTTCACCATGAACCCCAACTCCCCGCCGGGCGATTCTTCCTCCGGCGATCGCGGCTTCCTGGTGAGTTCTGATGCCGCCCGCGGAGGAGGCGGTGCGTTGGCTTCATCGAGAGAGAGGTTGAGCAAGAGCCTCCAAGGTATCATGGCGAGGACGGCTGACGGCAGGTCGTCCAAGACGAGGGTGAGCGACCACTCCACCTTCGCAAGCGTCTTCCACCGCAACAGTCACAGCTTCCCTGGGAGCCTTGTCGACGCGAGGAGCATCGAGAAAGCGGTGGTGCAACCGAGCTTCATCGTACCTTCGCAACCGAGCGAAGAGCCATTCACATCGGGCTCCGACCAGTTCACCGGCACCAGGCAGCTTGCGACCAACTCAAGGGAAGGAACGACTGATCCGATGGAGGAGATAACTCTGTGGAGATTTGATCACGACGAGGTTGTGAGAGAGAAGGAAAGAGAGATGAGAGGCAGCAAAAGGATCAAGGTGTCTTCTTCCATCATCGTTCCCCCCACGTTCAGTGCATCTGAGCCTTTTGGCGATGGCCAATTAAATTGTACGAGTCTCTAATGCTGTGAGCGGAGAGGCTGGCTTCCTTCCAAAGGAAGAGAAGTGCTGAGACAAAGACaacgggatttatctgagcatgtAATTACTTCGTCCTTCGTGCAGAAAaacatgtcttcttcttcttcttcttcttcttcatccataCTCTCCGAATAATGCCTATCACGAGCACCAGTAAACCTCAGCTTCATGCCAAAGAAAGAGAAATTCCAATGAAAATTATTAAAACAAATCAAGAAATAAAAGCCACAGATATCGAGTCACCACAGAGTTTAGAACGAGAAGAAGGATTAAACTGGATGGAGCTGTTCTAACACGAACGTTTGTCCTATATCAATGTCATGCCAGTTAATTCCTTTCATCATTATCTACGTAATTAGCTTtcgaatgtaaacagcaatattcTAAGCGAGAAATTGACGTTTACTTTATTATTGGATTTGTACGTATATTATGCCCCTCTGCATAAATAATATTACAAATAATTAAATATGTCCTATTATTATTCGTACGTATATTATGCCCCTATGCATAAATAATATTACGAATCATTAAATATGTGCTATATTATTACGCCGTCGGTCTACCAATGCGGCCTCAATGACCGGTTCCAGATCCCCGCGGTGTCATCGTGGTCTATCTACGTGGGAGTTAGCAATTGGCATACGTAAATATCTTCTGTGGTCGTCCGTCTCCTGTGTCTCTAACGCCCACAAAGACCATATAAAGACGCATCCCACTGGCCTTTGGGCAGAGCAAAGGCCCGTTTCTTTTCTTCCGCCGACGCATCGAGATTTAGGGTTTCTCCCTCGGATCATCAAAGCGAGAAGGTGAATGATCCGATCCAATCTCTTTCCAGATCTCCAATTCGCGATGCCAAATTCTACGACGCTCTTCATTTTTGTCATTCTGTTTATCGTTTTTATATGATGGACGAAGAAATTGCCCCGTGATCTGAACTCGTATCAATTTTTTTCAATTCCAGATCTGGTTTCTTCATATCATCGTGTTCTTGTGGTAGGAATTATGATATAGGAGGGCAGATCTGGGCCAGATCTGTTACGAAGAACAGTAGAAACAACGGATTCGAACTGGTTATTatgttttcttcccttttcataaccTTTTGCTCTGCTTCCGCTTAAAGCATCGATTGACAACGGATTGATGGAACCGCAGATAGTGCCTGTAACATCAAATGCGTACTTGGAAATGGTTTTTCCTTTTGGGTTCAGTAAGATGTGCCATCCCTTGGTTAGCGTTATAAATACATAGTCGACTTCGGCAGATTACCTTTCCAAGCAAATTAGCTTTTCCGTACTTAAAGTTTGGGTCATGTGCTAAGGCAAGGTTCAATTTCTCCTCGTGGTATATATTTGTCTGAGTTAGTGGTTCTGGGACTTAGCATTCGATGGATCGTGTATTAGTGACCGGGGAATGATTATTGAAGCATAACTATAAGGAATGATGTATTAGATGCACAACTTCGACTTTCTCTTTTGTGTGACATTAGTGTAAACTATAACTTATATAACAGTGTTTTCTTCCAAAGCATTTGAGGAGACTTGATTTGATGCATCTAATTCATTCTTAAGTCTTGACATGTCCCCTTTTTCTAGTGAAATTATGACAATAAGTTGTCTGTTAGTCCAGTTATTTGCATGTCCTCACAGGAAACATCTCTTGTTTTTTCCTTTAGCTCTACTTGTGTCAACTGCATGAACTGCGAACACTGCTTGTCTTTTATCCAATTGTGCAAGCAGTAGTGCATATTGTTGTATTCGTTTTTAATTTTTGTTGAGTGTTTTCGCTGTGGTATTGTGTGATAGTGCAACTGTGGGGACTCCTCACTTGTTAGCTATTGTTAGTTCTTCTACATTTCAACATTATTCTGTCGTCTCATGCCTGTTATCTTTCGGAAGTCTGTTccaaatgatttaatgatgtctTGCTTGCAGATACGTGTGGATTTAGCTTTTACTTGTTCATACAAAATGAGGCCGATTTTCTGTGGGAACTTCGAGTATGATGCTCGCCAATCTGAATTGGAACGGCTTTTCAGCAGATATGGGAAGGTTGACAGGGTGGATATGAAATCAGGCAAGTCCATCTATCACTAGGTGGTGCTGCTCCCACCATTGTCGAATAATTCTCTATACCTTGCTAGTGGTATAGGTCCTTGTTTTAATTGGATGATTTGGCTTTGTAAGTTGGAAACAGTTTTTCATGAAGTTGTGCATAAACACCTTGGGGTTTACATTGATGTGTAGTTGCATAAGCAAGTTTGTTCTCCTATGGTATCATCTTTCAGTATTGCCTTTATATTGACATGCAGCTGCCTACTTGCTGATTCTCTTGATGCTGTTTGGACCCAGATAGTAAAGGACAACAACTTGTTTCATTCTTTGTTATTTGTCGCTTGGTGTTTGTCCCCTTTTCTAAGCACTGGAACATTGAGTTCTTTATATAAAATTACTTATACAAGTGATGTCACATCCCCACAAACTAATTCAAGGTAGCAGATGAGTTCTAATATCAACCTATCGTTCACTTGTGCTAATGTTCATGCGATAATTTAATTTCATTATTAGTTTGGTGGCTACATAAATGCCTTACGATAGATGATGAGTTAGGTGCACCAAATTATGTCAGAGTTATAAAATGTGAGCATATGTGGCTTATTCCTTTGTCGATGCCACTTCTCAAGCGGAAGAGTCCTCTCTTTTTCAAGGTGACATGTTTAAACTGCATCAGCTCATATATTCATGTGTTGTGCAAAAGTTTCCAGACGGTACAACATCACCATGGATGTTCTTTGGTTGAGTTCTATGAAGAATTGGAAATCAGGATAAGTTTAGCAAATGAGAATATTTTACTCTTAAGGTAAGCCCCCATACTCAACAATTTCTTTGGCGCAGGAATATTCTGGAGCACCCATTTTCTTCCTTGCTGATGGGGTGCCATCACCTCTCCTGCCTGAGTCCGTGCCTCATCTCTTTGTGTAGCTCCAGGAGCTGATATGATCCACCATACTCTGTGGCACTGTCCACCTGACATTTCCCCACGAGACCATTGCCTTTCACTTTCCATGAACCTTGCCCATCCTCCCAATCTGCTCATGTTCTCCATGCCGTTCTCACTGCCAGGCTGGAGAATAGATGGCGAAGGTGGCACTCATTGGCCAATCACAAGAGACCCACTTTTGCCTTATTCTACCATGACATCGATTAGTCCCTACTTCTGCACATGAGGTCTGTTCTTGATTTTTTGCATCTGTCAATAAATTTGTAGCTTTGACAGAAACGGGATGTTCTACTTATTTCCGAGTAGCTTGTGGAGTTTAACTGGACCAACCAGACTCGTAGCTGTCGTCAAGGAGCTTGTGAAACTAAGCTTTATTTTTTAGACAGTTCTTTATGCAAGCTTACTATTGTTCGTTTTACAATTAATTATGTGCAGGATTTGCTTTTATTTACATGGATGATGAAAGAGATGCAGAGGATGCAATTCGGGCCCTTGACAGAACTGAGTTTGGCAGACAGGGGCGACGGCTTCGTGTTGAGTGGACAAAGGTACATAACTTCATAAGCTTTTTACTTATGGCTTATTATTTtagtttaatattattttaagctTAATGACAGCAAGAGCGTGGTGGTAGATCTGCCAGTTCAAGAAGGTCTCCTTCTAACATGAGGCCCACAAagactttgtttgtcataaactttGATCCAATCAATACCAGAATGAGAGACTTGGAGAGGCACTTTGAACCGTATGGAAAAATCTCAAATGTTAGGATCAGAAGAAACTTTGCATTTATTCACTTTGAGTTGCAGGAGGATGCCACTAAAGCTTTGGAGGCAACAAATATGAGgtgctttctttcttttccaagtTCAGCCTTTTGGTGTAGCATGAATTGTCAGCAATATACAAAGTCATTTCCTGCAATATGGTTGGCTGTTTCTGCGAATCAACTTTATAATGATGCACATGACTTTGTTGTTTGTCCAGCAGTTTTCTTTTCATAAGACCAGAGATTCAATGATCCACACGAGTATCTCGTGGCATTTGATGGTTTTGATTATCCTTCACTATATCTTGATTAGTTTTCACATCATTGCCAATGAAGCAACGATGTTGATGAAATTTTGTAGCGTATTTTTTGCTGGCCCCAGATCACCTGCTCTGGTATTTCTAAGTTGAAGTATGAAATAACTTCTTTATTGTTTCTTTCAATGATAAGGTTGAAACTGAATGTTTCTCCTATGCGATTTAGGTGTTTTGGGTTGAAGTCACAGaaatatcctctctctctctctctctctctctctctctctatatatatatatatatatatatatatacacgtaaggTCGCCTACAGTAATCTTTCCACACACCCACATTGGTAGGAGTGTTCTGCACTGAGTTCttgctttttattttttctttctttcaacgCTTGCACTATTAGTTGCATGGGAATAGTTTTCAAGAGTTCTGGAATTTTTTGGTATTGATCTTTTCCAGTAGTTAGTTTTCAGGCCATACATTAAATAAATGTTTACATTTGCTAAGAGCACTGAGTAGCACCTCGGTTCAGATGAACTTGGAGGTTCTATCATTGTGTAGATGAATTGTGATGCATCTTGGTAGCTTTTAGCTGATTGCATGAATGAACCTAGTAGTTGAGAGGCTTGTGGTCCTTGCAAATTTTTTAGTTTTTTTCTTAGAGATGATCTCTGACAATTATCTGTCAATAGTTTTAGCGCATAGCTTATGAGGTGCTTTACAAGAAAGTCTACGTTGGAGTTCTTTAGATTGTCATACAATATGTAAAATTtgcatatgtatattttttcaaacAGATTTCTCTGACGATAAGGATACCGGGAAGCTTGTGTCACTTGTCTTCATGTTTAGGTTACAGCAACATAACCTTAATGTATTCATGTGGTTATTTTCATGCAACACAATGAAACGGATAACTCAAAATGTGCCTTGCTCTGTATTCATCTTGTCTTTCTCTTGAGTTTGTAGCAAATTAATGGATCGGGTCATTTCGGTGGAGTATGCACTTCGTGACGATGATGACAAAAGAAATGGGTACAGCCCTGACAGGAGAGGCAGGGAGAGATCCCTGGAAAGGAGAGGCCGTGACACACGGCGTTCTCCAAGCCCATATGGCAGAGGCAGGGAGAGGGACAGTCCTGATTATGGGCGTGGTCCGAGTCCATATAACAAACCCGAGCAAAGGGGTAGTCCTAATTACGGAAGAGATGGAAGTCCAGGGTATGAGAGGTACCCCAGGTTTGTATCATTCAGAGATTGCCATCATGTATTGCTTGGACCCTCATCTGTTATGTTGTGCTAATTAGTTGTTCATCTGTTATGCAGTCAATCTCCAAGGCAGGAAGAACAATGAGGACTATTCTTTGTTCTGAGCAAGTTTGCCGCACAATTTGTGCTTATTGAACAATTGCTGTAATATCGCATTTAGAAAAATAGTGTGTGCCAAGTACTATTGGACTACTGCAATGTCCGCTCTAGAGATACTATTGGTATGCAATGATAGTATCAGTGGTGGTGGTTGACTTGTGTTCTTTTTGAGATCAGACTCTGAGGTGCCCATCATGTCCATTAGTTTTTCTAATGCAGCATTTGTGATCTTTCTTAGACTAAACATAACTTTTTAGCGGTCTCTACTTTGTTTAATTTACATTTTCATCGATTTTTTGGTGAATTCTAGATAGTAAACTATAGATCGTCATCAAGAAGTTCAAATCTGCATTCCTCCAAGTAGTTGAATTACATAACAGTGTGATGTTAATATTAGGTGTGGATCGTAATATTTCGTTTCTCCAACCCAATCATCTCCTAATTTTCTCCGCTTTTGTTAATTCTTTATCGATGATTTCTCTAAAAACAATTGTTTCCCTCGACGCCTCGAACTCATTTAACATTCAAAGACTGCAGGGCGAAGGTTGATGGTACAAATCGCATGTGGGTGGCCATGTACGTCCCACCAATCCAATCAAGCATCACATGTCCCGAGCTGTTCGAGTTTGGATTCCTTCGACACGAGGAATTCGCTGAACAGAATATATTCGGCCAGATCAATGGCTTCAACATGAAGGAGAGAGTAGTAGCAGAACACGATCAACAGTCCTAAACCAAGCCATCGACATCCACCATGGACATCTGCAAAAGCGTTCCAGCTTAAAGACGTCCTTTGATGGAGCAAGTCGcctaaagaaaggaaaaggaaaagctaGATGTTCTGCTCGCATGGCTCTACAAACATGAACTGTTTTTGACGTAGCCTCGAATCCATGAAGCAAACAAGGTTCGCCcaatttctttctctctctctctcttttttttttcccaaaataaAGGCAATTTATTAAATTAAGGTCCTAATACAATCAGTGCTTATAGCATCAACACTCCAAAAAGACGACAGCAGATCCATCCACGGAAAAATAGATCTGGTTGAATAAGTATACCTTGTCAACCAGCAACGATTTTTCTGGCCAAAAgtatgagaaataaaaaaaaaaatcagaaaatgtGGTAAGCAGATCAAAAATACATCTAGTTATATTATTAATAACATCCAATGGAGGCTCCTTGGTTTTTAGGAGAATATCAACAATGATTTCATCATCCATATGGAACTTTGATCGCCTTTATAGCTGAAAAAGATGGATATTCTATCCTTGCAAGCAATCTGTCTACACATAAATAAGCACCAGTACCAGTCCATTTCAGAAAATCGATTCTTCCAAATTCCTCATTCTAATGGTAAGAACCATCAGTGTCCAACTTCTCACAAGCCCTCAGCTATAACACATATATTACTTACCGGTgcactaaatatatatatatatatatatatatatatatatatatatataggacaagACAAGTAAACCTCCTCATAAGGATGAACATGAAGAACACCTACTACAAAATAAAATACTGTGTAGCCGGGCAGCATTGTAGATTCTGCAAAAGCCAAGGGAGATGGTGGGATGGTCCTATGTTTGTCCTCACTAATGTTGTCATAAGCCATTGGGACAAGATGGGGGGTCAAAAACATTTAAGAATGATAGCACATGCAAACTAATACAAGTACTCATCAACTAGCAGAGAAGGGAAGTGGAAGGATACTGGCCTTCAACTTACAAATGAAGGATCATGTGAAGTTCATTGATTAGTCAGCCTCAAGGCACATGCTGCAAAACCAAACAAGTTCATCAGTAAGTTCTTGAGTGTATTCTGGTTCCTACTTAGTTAAATGAGATCAATTCAACAGCTCAACTAAGCACCGGTGTCATGACAAAGAGATGAAGATCCACTTGGCATACACAATAAAAGAAACCATAAAGATGGTGGTTGATTACAAGTAGGCAGTAGGTCGAGaccttttttccatcaattctcTAGTACCAAACGAAGTGGGTCAAAATGAAATAGTCTGCCTGGCTCAAAAAATATATCTTCAACAATTATGATGATACTTGGGTTTTGTTGTTGTAAATTTCTTTAGGCCAGCAAATTATTGCAGCCAGCCATCCTATTAAATTTTGTCTCAACAAAAAAAAGTCAGGCATCCCAAATGACACAAAAAAGTTATGGTAAAGAGACATTGTAGTGTGTTTTTTAAGATCAGATAACAATTGAAATTTGCCTAATTCTGACACTCTTTAGTTTTACGCTACTCTCTGCCAAAAGATGAATGGAACTTGAAGAGCGAAGCATACCTAtgtcaaaaataaatcataagatCACATATATAAATTTCCAGAAATGAAAGAGGAAGAGTTACTGTGCTGCACAAGGAGAAGATCTATTGAGATTCACATAAGCCAAGAGGGACCAGTTTCAGGAACATGCTGCACAATGAACTAGCATATGAATGAATAAATGCATGACAGGACTATCATTGTTACCCCCATGGACATGATTAATCTTTAGAAGACATTAGAGAATACTGACTATTTTAACCCGT comes from Musa acuminata AAA Group cultivar baxijiao chromosome BXJ3-3, Cavendish_Baxijiao_AAA, whole genome shotgun sequence and encodes:
- the LOC103977984 gene encoding serine/arginine-rich splicing factor RS41 isoform X2; translation: MDDERDAEDAIRALDRTEFGRQGRRLRVEWTKQERGGRSASSRRSPSNMRPTKTLFVINFDPINTRMRDLERHFEPYGKISNVRIRRNFAFIHFELQEDATKALEATNMSKLMDRVISVEYALRDDDDKRNGYSPDRRGRERSLERRGRDTRRSPSPYGRGRERDSPDYGRGPSPYNKPEQRGSPNYGRDGSPGYERYPSQSPRQEEQ
- the LOC103977984 gene encoding serine/arginine-rich splicing factor RS41 isoform X1, encoding MRPIFCGNFEYDARQSELERLFSRYGKVDRVDMKSGFAFIYMDDERDAEDAIRALDRTEFGRQGRRLRVEWTKQERGGRSASSRRSPSNMRPTKTLFVINFDPINTRMRDLERHFEPYGKISNVRIRRNFAFIHFELQEDATKALEATNMSKLMDRVISVEYALRDDDDKRNGYSPDRRGRERSLERRGRDTRRSPSPYGRGRERDSPDYGRGPSPYNKPEQRGSPNYGRDGSPGYERYPSQSPRQEEQ